Proteins from one Hemibagrus wyckioides isolate EC202008001 linkage group LG16, SWU_Hwy_1.0, whole genome shotgun sequence genomic window:
- the LOC131366557 gene encoding P2R1A-PPP2R2A-interacting phosphatase regulator 1 encodes MERMEVDQCAGAAGGNGGGALRRSNSAPMITNVSDGMTVFSSNTSGRYRRSSVSVNPSCPSRTLPFSPFSLCSERPDHRRQMENMELTLRGSLQRLSASATVPSPPGAHWHGHLSPDFHSQDSGVTPNSSPSPTRRFRGGSVSSSVRWPVVTPLKRKGGVESDGPPKKLFVAGVTDPAHITSCTVSVSQSADSPSSAVPICPSPQNIALSLSPPSPFTSQHPSI; translated from the exons ATGGAGAGAATGGAAGTGGACCAGTGCGCAGGCGCAGCTGGAGGGAACGGGGGCGGGGCTTTACGGAGGTCCAACAGCGCCCCTATGATCACTAATGTCAG TGATGGAATGACAGTGTTCAGCTCAAACACTTCGGGCCGGTATCGTCGgagcagtgtgtctgtaaaCCCAAGCTGCCCCTCTAGA ACCCTGCCTTTTTCACCGTTCTCCTTGTGCAGTGAGAGACCAGATCACAGACGGCAG ATGGAGAATATGGAGCTCACTCTCAGAGGGAGTTTACAGAGACTAAG TGCCTCAGCTACAGTCCCCTCACCTCCTGGAGCTCATTGGCACGGGCATCTATCACCA GATTTCCATTCCCAAGACTCTGGAGTCACTCCAAATTCCTCCCCGAGTCCAACAAGAAGGTTCAGGGG GGGCTCGGTGAGTTCATCTGTGAGATGGCCAGTGGTTACACCTTTAAAACGAAAAG GTGGAGTAGAATCTGACGGTCCGCCTAAAAAGCTCTTTGTTGCTGGAGTTACAGATCCTGCTCACATCACTAGTTGCACTGTCAG TGTTTCCCAGTCAGCGGACTCCCCCTCAAGCGCCGTACCCATATGCCCAAGCCCTCAGAACATCGCACTCTCGCTTTCTCCTCCCTCACCGTTTACATCCCAACACCCCAGCATCTAA
- the LOC131367200 gene encoding P2Y purinoceptor 3 — MAAALLERGRNSSFSSNHTDLILTAPLSCSNDESYKYIILPLCYSITFLLSVVLNSTVLLRSYRSGRRWNTSLIYMVNLASTDLMYSLSLPLLVASYVMHDHWVFGDFMCRLVRFLFYFNLYCSIFFLTCISVHRYMGICHPIRTITLESKRAAKSTCAMVWVVVFLLTCPIFRFAQTGDLPRVDRNGKNATVENGLNQVGLEMYKNCFDVATDTEFSEYIPYGIVLHFLGFFVPFTVIAWCYSQVVRTIFQTLHTQPYVQEVSDNERGPTSQTSISISGSQHAPYISRRRKSIKTIVTITFLFALCFLPFHITRTLYLILKQRNAECHTIHAISVCYKVTRPLASFNSWLNALLYFLTGDNGISCCGLTESSHHKHHVWPSRAAGGLKKEVVAEKEEQGEKHANNQQRDSQPSAITQKTVNITKPCGWWLSYELSVSE; from the coding sequence ATGGCAGCTGCTTTACTGGAGCGAGGCAGGAACTCTAGTTTCTCGAGTAACCACACAGATTTAATCCTGACAGCACCGCTCAGCTGCAGCAATGATGAGTCATACAAGTACATCATCTTACCTCTGTGCTACTCTATAACCTTCCTACTCAGTGTCGTCCTAAACTCCACTGTTCTCTTGCGCTCCTACCGCAGTGGACGCAGATGGAATACCTCGCTAATTTATATGGTCAACCTGGCCTCCACGGACTTAATGTACAGCTTGTCTCTGCCGCTCTTGGTGGCGAGTTATGTCATGCATGACCATTGGGTGTTTGGGGATTTTATGTGCAGGCTGGTGCGCTTCCTCTTTTATTTCAACCTCTACTGCAGCATCTTTTTCCTCACCTGCATCTCTGTGCACCGCTACATGGGCATCTGCCACCCCATCAGAACCATCACTCTGGAGAGCAAGCGTGCCGCGAAGAGCACCTGCGCTATGGTCTGGGTCGTGGTGTTTCTGCTCACCTGCCCGATCTTTCGTTTTGCTCAAACTGGCGACTTGCCCAGAGTGGACAGAAATGGAAAGAACGCTACGGTGGAAAATGGGCTGAATCAAGTGGGCTTGGAGATGTATAAGAACTGTTTTGATGTTGCAACAGACACCGAGTTCTCAGAGTACATTCCATACGGAATTGTTCTTCACTTCCTGGGCTTCTTTGTTCCTTTCACTGTTATTGCATGGTGTTACTCGCAGGTGGTTCGAACCATCTTTCAGACCTTGCACACCCAACCATACGTGCAGGAGGTCAGTGATAATGAAAGAGGCCCCACCAGTCAGACCTCGATCTCGATCTCTGGCTCTCAGCATGCACCATATATCAGCAGGCGCCGCAAGTCCATCAAAACAATCGTTACCATCACCTTCTTGTTCGCGCTGTGCTTCCTGCCATTCCATATCACCCGGACGCTGTACCTCATTCTTAAACAGAGAAACGCAGAGTGTCACACCATACATGCTATCTCTGTCTGCTACAAAGTCACTCGACCCCTGGCGTCATTCAATTCGTGGCTCAATGCTCTGCTCTACTTCCTCACTGGGGACAATGGCATATCTTGCTGTGGACTGACAGAAAGCAGTCATCACAAGCATCATGTCTGGCCATCAAGGGCTGCTGGAGGACTGAAAAAGGAGGTAGTGGCAGAAAAGGAAGAACAGGGTGAAAAACATGCGAATAACCAGCAGAGAGACTCCCAACCCTCAGCAATCACACAAAAGACGGTGAACATAACCAAACCCTGTGGATGGTGGCTTTCCTATGAACTGTCTGTGTCTGAATAA